In one Corallococcus sp. EGB genomic region, the following are encoded:
- a CDS encoding SPFH domain-containing protein produces MGIFDSIKGEAQRNFIARADSAKGEIVYKYPEKNVRMKTQLTVDADEVALFVKDGKVEGKLGPGRHTLDTNNIPFLSRLLEGFTGGNMFMAEIFFVSNREHTGVKFGGPIGDVRDPETGLGIGTMVYGDFSIRVTEPEKLVVGLVGMGRASNEEFLGWFKGQVLKVTRDRTAELLVKKKWPLLDVTSGAYVEEMEQEILAGLKPHVDSYGLTIVRMGNFVVSIKPEDEVTLKKLSKDVAYSRLAGGFQQYAQGQAMLGASEGMAKGGGGSDGAMQGMGMGMGFGMAQMFANQQNQQQQRPAEPAQAAAPADTRSPAQRLKELKELKDAGVLTDEEYNAKRAELMKLL; encoded by the coding sequence ATGGGGATCTTCGACAGCATCAAGGGCGAGGCGCAGCGGAACTTCATCGCCCGCGCGGACAGCGCGAAGGGTGAAATCGTCTACAAGTACCCGGAGAAGAACGTCCGGATGAAGACGCAGCTCACCGTGGACGCGGATGAGGTGGCGCTGTTCGTCAAGGACGGCAAGGTGGAGGGGAAGCTGGGGCCCGGCCGCCACACGCTGGACACCAACAACATCCCGTTCCTGTCGCGCCTGCTGGAGGGCTTCACCGGCGGCAACATGTTCATGGCGGAGATCTTCTTCGTCTCCAACCGTGAGCACACGGGCGTGAAGTTCGGCGGCCCCATTGGGGACGTGCGCGACCCGGAGACGGGCCTGGGCATCGGCACCATGGTGTACGGCGACTTCTCCATCCGCGTGACGGAGCCGGAGAAGCTGGTGGTGGGCCTGGTCGGCATGGGCCGCGCCTCCAACGAGGAGTTCCTGGGCTGGTTCAAGGGCCAGGTCCTCAAGGTGACGCGCGACCGCACCGCCGAGCTGCTGGTCAAGAAGAAGTGGCCGCTCCTGGACGTGACGAGTGGCGCCTACGTGGAGGAGATGGAGCAGGAGATCCTCGCCGGCCTGAAGCCGCACGTGGACTCCTACGGCCTCACCATCGTCCGCATGGGCAACTTCGTCGTCAGCATCAAGCCCGAGGACGAGGTCACCCTGAAGAAGCTGTCCAAGGACGTGGCGTACTCGCGGCTGGCGGGCGGCTTCCAGCAGTACGCCCAGGGCCAGGCGATGCTCGGCGCGTCCGAGGGCATGGCCAAGGGCGGCGGCGGAAGTGACGGCGCCATGCAGGGCATGGGCATGGGCATGGGGTTCGGCATGGCGCAGATGTTCGCCAACCAGCAGAACCAGCAGCAGCAGCGCCCCGCGGAGCCCGCGCAGGCGGCCGCCCCGGCGGACACGCGCAGCCCGGCGCAGCGGCTCAAGGAGCTCAAGGAGCTGAAGGACGCCGGCGTGCTCACCGACGAGGAGTACAACGCCAAGCGCGCGGAGCTGATGAAGCTGCTGTAG
- a CDS encoding glycosyltransferase family 39 protein, with the protein MASDGEKNPQGESTFTQAILGEDTLTSSWAKRWLALSFSARVVLATAGFAALLFVPYLGAVGLWDPWETHYGEVGRQMIQRGDYVYPFWENAWFFSKPPLTMWMQALGMNIVGALKGDAAMGLYTEWGMRMPFAILSITAVALLSLAVARVVNMRAGLATGFVLATMPLYFLLTRQTVTDTPFVTTFVCAMACALIGQLDDTTKHRAGWWYGFYVFAGLATLAKGLLGVGLPAVILVLYAAAAVIPWTRESLEAHLRWLTSGEVRAQVRAGTRSMPVLWAQMYRMKLGTGILVFAAVAVPWYLTLCLFDGVDDEGKLFWYRFFIHDHLNRLTAGVHTTTPGGSFTYFIEQGGFAIFPWVALLPGAFAVVSRLKLRSRDKADHLALIAVLWVAFAFYLLASSATKFHHYVFPILPGLAILIALFVDRLWRDGISEHSVSLIFGLVLFILVGKDLAENPKDFTDLFVYNYDRPYPQELVTRPIAFFSSRPLWMGDLVTLVLLAFGVYLAFDAFSPRQKQERPAAGRAVALGLLLTGGATLAAVASQGQVSAMGLWGVALLAVAGFLIWQASRPEEAPGRTVLQTVGFGLALVGVALAVRGFKGPAASDALFKALSGTINVKVAMGFAFGVAGVLAAVAALQRSRVLLFTTFWGLAAAFALWFNWNHWVDLSHHWTQRDLFWRYYAQRKPGEPIAAYMMNWRGETFYSRNTVEQFRANDANTRMRQYVSRPGREWALVEHNRVNLLRSAVGADKTVTLIDRDINNKFVLVTIE; encoded by the coding sequence GTGGCAAGCGACGGCGAAAAGAACCCGCAGGGGGAATCCACCTTCACCCAGGCCATCCTCGGTGAGGACACCCTGACGTCTTCATGGGCGAAGCGGTGGCTGGCCCTGTCCTTCAGCGCGCGCGTGGTCCTGGCGACCGCGGGCTTCGCGGCGCTGCTCTTCGTGCCCTACCTGGGCGCGGTCGGCCTGTGGGACCCCTGGGAGACCCACTACGGCGAAGTGGGCCGGCAGATGATCCAGCGCGGCGACTACGTCTATCCCTTCTGGGAGAACGCGTGGTTCTTCTCCAAGCCGCCGCTCACCATGTGGATGCAGGCGCTGGGGATGAACATCGTCGGCGCGCTCAAGGGCGACGCCGCCATGGGGCTCTACACGGAGTGGGGCATGCGCATGCCCTTCGCCATCCTGAGCATCACCGCGGTGGCGCTCCTGTCGCTGGCGGTGGCGCGGGTGGTGAACATGCGCGCGGGCCTGGCCACCGGCTTCGTGCTGGCCACCATGCCGCTGTACTTCCTGCTCACCCGGCAGACCGTCACCGACACGCCCTTCGTCACCACCTTCGTGTGCGCCATGGCGTGCGCGCTCATCGGGCAGTTGGATGACACCACGAAGCACCGCGCCGGCTGGTGGTACGGGTTCTATGTCTTCGCGGGCCTGGCCACGCTGGCCAAGGGCCTGCTGGGCGTGGGCCTTCCCGCGGTCATCCTGGTGCTGTACGCGGCCGCCGCCGTCATCCCGTGGACCCGCGAGAGCCTGGAGGCGCACCTGCGCTGGCTGACCAGCGGCGAGGTCCGCGCCCAGGTGCGCGCGGGCACGCGGAGCATGCCCGTGCTGTGGGCGCAGATGTACCGGATGAAGCTGGGCACGGGCATCCTCGTGTTCGCGGCGGTGGCGGTGCCCTGGTACCTGACGCTGTGCCTCTTCGACGGCGTGGACGACGAGGGCAAGCTGTTCTGGTACCGCTTCTTCATCCACGACCACCTGAACCGCCTCACCGCGGGCGTGCACACCACCACGCCGGGCGGGTCGTTCACCTACTTCATCGAGCAGGGCGGCTTCGCCATCTTCCCGTGGGTGGCCCTGCTGCCCGGCGCGTTCGCGGTCGTGTCGCGGCTCAAGCTGCGCTCGCGCGACAAGGCGGATCACCTGGCGCTCATCGCCGTGCTGTGGGTGGCGTTCGCGTTCTATCTGCTCGCCTCCAGCGCCACGAAGTTCCACCACTACGTGTTCCCCATCCTGCCGGGCCTGGCCATCCTCATCGCGCTGTTCGTGGACCGGCTGTGGAGGGACGGCATCTCCGAGCACTCGGTGAGCCTCATCTTCGGCCTGGTGCTGTTCATCCTGGTGGGCAAGGACCTGGCGGAGAACCCCAAGGACTTCACCGACCTGTTCGTCTACAACTACGACCGGCCGTACCCGCAGGAGCTGGTCACCCGGCCCATCGCGTTCTTCTCCTCGCGCCCGCTGTGGATGGGCGACCTGGTGACGCTGGTGCTCCTGGCCTTCGGCGTGTACCTGGCCTTCGACGCGTTCTCCCCCAGGCAGAAGCAGGAGCGTCCGGCCGCCGGGCGCGCCGTCGCGCTGGGGCTGCTGCTCACCGGCGGGGCCACGCTGGCCGCGGTGGCATCGCAGGGGCAGGTGTCCGCGATGGGGCTGTGGGGCGTGGCGCTGCTGGCCGTCGCGGGCTTCCTCATCTGGCAGGCGTCGCGGCCGGAGGAGGCGCCGGGGCGCACGGTGTTGCAGACGGTGGGCTTCGGCCTGGCGCTGGTGGGCGTGGCGCTGGCGGTGCGCGGCTTCAAGGGCCCGGCCGCGTCGGATGCGCTGTTCAAGGCGCTGTCCGGCACCATCAACGTGAAGGTGGCCATGGGCTTCGCGTTCGGCGTGGCCGGCGTGCTGGCGGCGGTGGCCGCGCTGCAGCGCTCCCGCGTGCTGCTGTTCACCACCTTCTGGGGGCTGGCCGCGGCGTTCGCGCTCTGGTTCAACTGGAACCACTGGGTGGACCTGTCCCACCACTGGACGCAGCGCGACCTGTTCTGGCGCTACTACGCCCAGCGCAAGCCGGGCGAGCCCATCGCCGCGTACATGATGAACTGGCGCGGAGAGACGTTCTACTCGCGCAACACGGTGGAGCAGTTCCGCGCCAACGACGCCAACACGCGCATGCGCCAGTACGTGTCGCGGCCCGGCCGTGAGTGGGCGCTGGTGGAGCACAACCGCGTGAACCTGCTGCGCAGCGCGGTGGGCGCCGACAAGACCGTCACCCTCATCGACCGCGACATCAACAACAAGTTCGTCCTGGTGACCATCGAGTGA
- a CDS encoding 1-acyl-sn-glycerol-3-phosphate acyltransferase, with protein MLKVLQTVFSGTATVGLTGAAAATVTVLSELNQHPAADKVLRAWAVSGLASAGVRHEAFGVENVPREGNVVFVSNHQSHFDALVNFAHIDKHTRYVAKAELFKVPVFGRAMRVAGNIPVQRTGGADDRARLQEAVTALRERVSVLFYAEGTRSPDGELRPFKKGAATLAIQAQVPVVPMAVSGTRLILPKGGRAIQWGQRVALVVGRPVPTEGLTLNDRDSLTRRLEEAVAALYAEARQRSGDMP; from the coding sequence ATGCTCAAGGTGCTCCAGACGGTGTTCTCCGGTACGGCCACGGTGGGCCTCACGGGCGCTGCCGCCGCGACGGTGACGGTGCTGTCGGAACTCAACCAGCACCCCGCGGCGGACAAGGTGCTGCGCGCGTGGGCCGTCTCGGGGCTGGCGTCCGCGGGGGTGCGGCACGAGGCCTTCGGCGTGGAGAACGTCCCGCGCGAGGGCAACGTCGTCTTCGTGAGCAACCACCAGTCGCACTTCGACGCGCTGGTGAACTTCGCGCACATCGACAAGCACACGCGCTACGTCGCGAAGGCGGAGCTCTTCAAGGTGCCCGTCTTCGGCCGGGCCATGCGCGTGGCGGGCAACATCCCCGTGCAGCGCACGGGCGGCGCGGACGACCGCGCCCGGCTCCAGGAGGCCGTGACGGCGCTGCGCGAGCGCGTCAGCGTGCTGTTCTACGCGGAGGGCACCCGCAGCCCGGATGGTGAGCTGCGCCCCTTCAAGAAGGGCGCCGCCACGCTGGCCATCCAGGCGCAGGTCCCCGTGGTGCCCATGGCCGTCTCCGGAACGCGGCTCATCCTCCCCAAGGGTGGCCGGGCCATCCAGTGGGGACAGCGGGTCGCCTTGGTGGTGGGCAGGCCGGTGCCCACCGAAGGGCTGACGTTGAATGACCGGGATTCCCTCACGCGCCGCCTGGAAGAGGCGGTGGCCGCGCTGTACGCCGAGGCGCGCCAGCGCTCGGGAGACATGCCATGA
- a CDS encoding chromosome segregation protein SMC yields the protein MSPRIPSLLAATMCLLSACHKAPPPVVVPPPSEEELLTGEVNALSREAALLLEEQHRLVWDYWTEGKAVDIAATYSGKQALFSLENLRRIDQLRHLTKDPRELRALTALHGHFAGEFLARELAEHNDASANLEASLKLNVDGREVRYHDLERLLANEKSALKRKALYAAATPALTRLNQTLLRREARTNELVKQMGFESYEAFGSELRQADLERLAQLAEEVLQATQEPYRLVMERLSQRELGLPFAQITRADIPRLFRSREVEDAFARGESLAKAQATVAGMGIDLNALPNVKVDARDLPQKNPRPLALAVKVPSDVRLSFKPGTGVLHQGRVLHEVGHLLHTAFTQEPRFELARLGNPTVGEAYSALFEDLLEDPVWLEENAGVLGDADKRAQYLATSSAHKLYLIRHAAGRLLYQLELHRRTDVDPRELYRALMARTGAMPMTEDDVARYLVDQEDFYQSADSFRAWFLAGQLQGQLKARFGPAWWHAPEAGTFLKELWARGTAPSARELTQAIGENGLAPDVLLLRLSTTLQVPMKLDLRRLDDTPAPPPTPPGPAPTSVPQMPRAGATPLAS from the coding sequence ATGTCCCCAAGGATTCCGTCCCTCCTCGCCGCCACCATGTGTTTGCTGAGCGCCTGTCACAAGGCGCCGCCCCCGGTGGTGGTCCCCCCTCCCAGCGAGGAAGAACTGCTGACCGGAGAGGTGAACGCCCTGTCCAGGGAGGCCGCCCTCCTCCTGGAGGAGCAGCACCGGCTCGTCTGGGACTACTGGACCGAGGGCAAGGCGGTGGACATCGCCGCCACCTACAGCGGCAAGCAGGCGCTCTTCAGCCTGGAGAACCTGCGCCGCATCGACCAGCTCCGGCACCTGACGAAGGACCCGCGCGAGCTGCGCGCCCTCACCGCGCTCCACGGCCACTTCGCCGGCGAGTTCCTGGCGCGCGAGCTGGCCGAGCACAACGACGCCTCCGCCAACCTGGAGGCGTCGCTCAAGCTGAACGTGGACGGGCGCGAGGTGCGCTACCACGACCTGGAGCGGCTGCTCGCCAACGAGAAGAGCGCCCTCAAGCGCAAGGCGCTCTACGCGGCGGCCACGCCCGCGCTCACCCGCCTGAACCAGACGCTGCTGCGCCGCGAGGCGCGCACCAACGAGCTGGTGAAGCAGATGGGCTTCGAGTCCTACGAGGCCTTCGGCAGTGAGCTCCGGCAGGCGGACCTGGAGCGGCTGGCGCAGCTGGCGGAGGAGGTCCTCCAGGCCACCCAGGAGCCGTACCGCCTGGTGATGGAGCGGCTCTCCCAGCGCGAGCTGGGGCTGCCCTTCGCGCAGATCACGCGCGCGGACATCCCGCGCCTGTTCCGCTCGCGCGAGGTGGAGGACGCGTTCGCCAGGGGCGAGTCGCTGGCGAAGGCGCAGGCCACCGTGGCGGGGATGGGCATCGACCTGAACGCGCTGCCCAACGTGAAGGTGGACGCGCGCGACCTGCCGCAGAAGAACCCGCGCCCGCTGGCCCTGGCGGTGAAGGTGCCGTCCGACGTGCGGCTGTCCTTCAAGCCCGGCACGGGCGTGCTGCACCAGGGCCGCGTGCTGCATGAGGTGGGACACCTGCTGCACACGGCCTTCACCCAGGAGCCCCGCTTCGAGCTTGCTCGGCTGGGCAACCCCACCGTGGGCGAGGCGTACTCGGCGCTCTTCGAGGACCTGCTGGAGGACCCGGTGTGGCTGGAGGAGAACGCGGGCGTGCTGGGGGACGCGGACAAGCGCGCCCAGTACCTGGCGACCTCCAGCGCGCACAAGCTGTACCTCATCCGCCACGCGGCGGGCCGGCTGCTGTACCAGCTGGAGCTGCACCGCCGCACGGACGTGGACCCGCGCGAGCTGTACCGCGCGCTGATGGCGCGCACCGGCGCCATGCCCATGACCGAGGACGACGTGGCGCGCTACCTCGTGGACCAGGAGGACTTCTACCAGTCCGCGGACAGCTTCCGGGCGTGGTTCCTCGCGGGCCAGCTCCAGGGGCAGCTGAAGGCGCGCTTCGGCCCGGCGTGGTGGCACGCCCCGGAGGCGGGCACGTTCCTCAAGGAGCTCTGGGCGCGCGGCACCGCGCCCTCCGCGCGCGAGCTGACGCAGGCCATTGGTGAGAATGGCCTGGCGCCCGACGTGCTGCTGCTGCGGCTGAGCACCACGCTGCAGGTGCCCATGAAGCTGGACCTGCGCCGGCTGGACGACACGCCCGCCCCACCGCCCACACCGCCGGGACCCGCGCCCACGTCCGTGCCCCAGATGCCCCGCGCCGGGGCCACGCCGCTGGCCTCCTAG
- a CDS encoding ABC transporter permease subunit, with protein MAFRPRRALAVFWKDLLDLRKNVGLLVSMAVLPLVMVAVPIGVVWTYVRQPDHADLRTVALFYDPTLPLGASAARFLIDKSLTDWFGMFLVMPVFIPILVASQSVAGEKERRTLEPLLASPVSAAELVAGKCLAALVPAVVLTWGAFVLFCIGVDWVAWPLVGAPLMPDALWGFGVFVLAPLFAFFGNGVAVLISARVSEARMAQQLSALVVLPLVGLVGGQVAGVLKAGLGYYAIQGAVVLVLDFVLLVASIRLLDRERLVSRWG; from the coding sequence ATGGCCTTCCGGCCGCGACGCGCGTTGGCGGTGTTCTGGAAGGACCTGCTGGACCTGCGCAAGAACGTGGGCCTGCTCGTGTCCATGGCGGTGCTGCCGCTGGTGATGGTGGCGGTGCCCATCGGCGTGGTGTGGACGTACGTGCGGCAGCCGGACCACGCGGACCTGCGCACCGTGGCGCTCTTCTACGACCCCACGCTGCCGTTGGGCGCGAGCGCGGCGCGCTTCCTCATCGACAAGTCACTCACCGACTGGTTCGGCATGTTCCTGGTGATGCCCGTCTTCATCCCCATCCTCGTCGCGTCCCAGAGCGTGGCGGGGGAGAAGGAGCGCCGCACGCTGGAGCCGCTGCTCGCGTCGCCCGTGTCCGCGGCGGAGCTGGTGGCGGGCAAGTGCCTGGCCGCGCTGGTGCCCGCGGTGGTGCTGACCTGGGGCGCCTTCGTGCTGTTCTGCATCGGCGTGGACTGGGTGGCGTGGCCGCTGGTGGGCGCGCCGCTGATGCCGGACGCGCTGTGGGGCTTTGGCGTGTTCGTGCTCGCGCCGCTGTTCGCCTTCTTCGGCAACGGCGTCGCGGTGCTGATTTCCGCCCGGGTGAGCGAGGCGCGCATGGCGCAGCAGCTGTCCGCGCTGGTGGTGCTGCCGCTGGTGGGGCTGGTGGGCGGCCAGGTGGCCGGCGTGCTCAAGGCGGGCCTGGGGTACTACGCCATCCAGGGCGCCGTGGTGCTGGTGCTGGACTTCGTCCTGCTGGTGGCCAGCATCCGGCTCCTGGACCGGGAACGTCTGGTCAGCCGCTGGGGTTGA
- a CDS encoding ABC transporter ATP-binding protein, with protein sequence MSIFVPPPRVEPSVEGGLRVRGLAKRFGERIAVEDLTFDVRPGEVFGLLGPNGAGKTTTVRMLTGLLRPSSGDAEVWGHSVTRDGESLRKVVGLLTEQPGLYDRLTARENLRFFIKLHELDESTAWPRAKHYLDRFGLGGREDDPCGGFSKGMRQKLAIVRTLVHDPRVIFLDEPTSGLDPESARTVRDAVAELASEGRTIVLCSHNLAEVERLCERVAVVRRRLLALGPVRELRRAGQALDVRVGGDALGFLPALATLPFTPNVLVEGGRLRVMLADEAQAPDVVACLVGAGARVHSVVPAQRPLEEVYLDLLREEGT encoded by the coding sequence GTGAGCATCTTCGTTCCTCCCCCTCGCGTGGAGCCCTCCGTGGAAGGAGGCCTGCGCGTGCGCGGGCTGGCGAAGCGCTTCGGTGAGCGCATCGCCGTGGAGGACCTCACCTTCGACGTGCGGCCCGGTGAGGTGTTTGGCCTCCTGGGCCCCAACGGCGCGGGCAAGACGACGACGGTGCGCATGCTGACGGGGCTGCTCCGCCCTTCCTCGGGGGACGCGGAGGTGTGGGGCCACTCCGTCACGCGCGACGGCGAGTCGCTGCGCAAGGTGGTGGGCCTGCTCACCGAGCAGCCCGGGCTCTACGACCGGCTCACCGCGCGGGAGAACCTGCGCTTCTTCATCAAGCTGCACGAACTGGACGAGTCCACCGCGTGGCCCCGCGCGAAGCATTACCTCGACCGCTTCGGGCTGGGCGGCCGCGAGGACGACCCGTGCGGCGGCTTCAGCAAGGGCATGCGCCAGAAGCTGGCCATCGTGCGCACGCTGGTGCACGACCCGCGCGTCATCTTCCTGGATGAGCCCACCAGCGGCCTGGACCCGGAGTCCGCGCGCACCGTGCGCGACGCGGTGGCGGAGCTGGCCTCCGAGGGGCGCACCATCGTCCTGTGCTCGCACAACCTGGCGGAGGTGGAGCGGCTGTGCGAGCGCGTGGCCGTGGTGCGCCGCCGCCTGCTCGCGCTGGGACCGGTGCGTGAGTTGCGCCGCGCGGGACAGGCGCTGGACGTGCGCGTGGGGGGCGACGCGCTGGGCTTCCTCCCCGCGCTGGCGACGCTGCCCTTCACGCCCAACGTGCTGGTGGAGGGCGGCCGCCTGCGGGTGATGCTGGCGGACGAGGCGCAGGCGCCGGACGTGGTGGCGTGCCTGGTGGGGGCGGGCGCGCGCGTGCACAGCGTGGTGCCCGCGCAGCGGCCGCTGGAAGAGGTGTACCTGGATCTGCTGCGGGAAGAGGGGACGTGA
- a CDS encoding inorganic pyrophosphatase, with product MKKSPQTTSQAHPWHGIAPGPEAPEVVTAYIEIVPTDAVKYEMDKESGILMLDRPQRFSSQCPSLYGFIPRTYCGEQVAKRCAERTGLKDIHGDGDPIDICVLTEKVVSNGNLLVHAVPVGGFRMVDGNEADDKIIAVLESDLVYGELQYIAQLPRPLLDRLKHYFLTYKQIPGEGKRSVEIAEVYDRPEALEVIRRSMRDYDKLFVEPDAKPARKAAPSARRKAPEARASAKGPSGRGNRGGK from the coding sequence ATGAAGAAGAGCCCCCAGACCACGTCGCAGGCCCACCCCTGGCACGGCATCGCGCCCGGACCGGAGGCGCCTGAAGTCGTCACCGCGTACATCGAGATCGTCCCCACGGACGCGGTGAAGTACGAGATGGACAAGGAGTCCGGCATCCTGATGCTGGACCGCCCCCAGCGCTTCAGCAGCCAGTGCCCGTCGCTCTACGGCTTCATCCCGCGCACGTACTGCGGCGAGCAGGTGGCGAAGCGCTGCGCGGAGCGCACCGGCCTCAAGGACATCCACGGCGACGGGGACCCCATCGACATCTGCGTGCTGACGGAGAAGGTCGTCTCCAACGGCAACCTGCTGGTGCACGCGGTGCCCGTGGGCGGCTTCCGGATGGTCGACGGCAACGAGGCCGACGACAAGATCATCGCGGTGCTGGAGTCGGACCTCGTGTACGGCGAGCTCCAGTACATCGCGCAGCTGCCGCGCCCGCTGCTGGACCGCCTGAAGCACTACTTCCTCACCTACAAGCAGATTCCGGGCGAGGGAAAGCGCAGCGTCGAAATCGCCGAGGTCTACGACCGGCCGGAGGCCCTGGAGGTCATCCGCCGCAGCATGCGCGACTACGACAAGCTGTTCGTGGAGCCGGACGCGAAGCCCGCCCGGAAGGCCGCGCCCTCGGCCCGCCGCAAGGCCCCCGAGGCCAGGGCCTCGGCCAAGGGCCCCTCGGGCCGTGGCAACCGGGGCGGGAAGTAA
- a CDS encoding FHA domain-containing protein yields the protein MVSVKQLRPFAGASLESFRSASGAIALIQQPVDAAFKAVVSPGMVGMRTVGMAHRSRMEERLLAMLRDFDNLEVHFLQPNQDGEEFTVGRTDTCDLMVLEPSVSQHHATLRWNAAAGDFAVRDAQSMNGTFINGAPLAFKAQVMLHDGATLAFGDVQFLYLRAETLHEHLRRAVPGTPTP from the coding sequence ATGGTGTCCGTGAAACAGCTCCGCCCCTTCGCAGGTGCCTCGCTGGAGTCCTTCCGGTCCGCGTCCGGCGCAATCGCGCTCATCCAGCAGCCCGTGGACGCCGCCTTCAAGGCCGTGGTCTCCCCGGGCATGGTGGGCATGCGCACGGTGGGGATGGCGCACCGCTCGCGCATGGAGGAGCGACTGCTCGCCATGCTGCGAGACTTCGACAACCTGGAGGTCCACTTCCTCCAGCCGAACCAGGACGGCGAGGAGTTCACCGTGGGCCGCACCGACACGTGCGACCTCATGGTGCTGGAGCCCTCCGTGTCCCAGCACCACGCCACCCTGCGCTGGAACGCGGCCGCCGGGGACTTCGCCGTGCGCGACGCGCAGTCCATGAACGGCACCTTCATCAACGGCGCGCCCCTGGCCTTCAAGGCCCAGGTGATGCTCCACGACGGAGCCACGCTGGCCTTCGGCGACGTGCAGTTCCTCTACCTGCGCGCGGAGACGCTGCACGAACACCTGCGCCGCGCCGTGCCCGGCACGCCCACCCCCTGA
- the epmA gene encoding EF-P lysine aminoacylase EpmA gives MPNVNPWRAARGRQGLYSALRQFFAGQGYLEVETPLLVPTPGMEPYISAFETPFVPETDVGKARTLYLHTSPEYAMKRLLAQGAGPLFQICKVFRNGEVSQTHNPEFTLLEFYRPNADYHAIMDDLEGALAAAGRAAADAKEGDPGADPAFFTRTPYERVTVRDAVLRATGVDIHAHPDGASLKRAADAIGVHTGSSTSFDDVFFHLFLEKVERGLGHERPTFLIEYPASMAALSRLKPGDARVAERVELYAKGLELANGFSELTDAVEQRARLVEEQELRRKLGRAVYPLDERFLEAVGRMPPSAGIAVGLDRILMLLLGVQRIEDVLLFPAHGFV, from the coding sequence ATGCCCAACGTAAACCCATGGCGGGCGGCCCGAGGACGCCAGGGCCTCTACTCCGCCCTGCGTCAGTTCTTCGCCGGCCAGGGCTACCTGGAAGTGGAGACGCCGCTGCTCGTGCCCACCCCCGGCATGGAGCCGTACATCTCCGCCTTCGAGACGCCCTTCGTCCCGGAGACGGACGTGGGGAAGGCCCGCACGCTCTACCTGCACACCAGCCCCGAGTACGCGATGAAGCGCCTGCTCGCGCAGGGAGCAGGGCCGCTGTTCCAGATTTGCAAGGTCTTCCGCAACGGCGAGGTCTCCCAGACGCACAACCCGGAGTTCACGCTGCTGGAGTTCTACCGGCCGAACGCCGACTACCACGCCATCATGGACGACCTGGAGGGCGCGCTGGCGGCGGCGGGCCGGGCGGCGGCGGACGCGAAGGAGGGTGACCCCGGCGCGGACCCTGCGTTCTTCACGCGCACACCCTACGAGCGGGTGACGGTGCGGGACGCGGTGCTGCGGGCCACGGGCGTGGACATCCACGCGCACCCGGACGGCGCGTCGCTCAAGCGCGCGGCGGACGCCATCGGCGTGCACACCGGGAGCTCGACGTCCTTCGACGACGTCTTCTTCCACCTCTTCCTGGAGAAGGTGGAGCGGGGGCTGGGCCACGAGCGGCCCACCTTCCTGATTGAATACCCCGCGTCCATGGCGGCCCTGTCCCGGCTGAAGCCCGGCGACGCCCGCGTGGCGGAGCGGGTGGAGCTGTACGCGAAGGGGCTGGAGCTGGCGAACGGCTTCTCTGAATTGACGGACGCGGTGGAGCAGCGCGCGCGGCTGGTGGAGGAGCAGGAGCTGCGCCGCAAGCTGGGCCGCGCCGTGTATCCCCTGGACGAGCGCTTCCTGGAGGCGGTGGGCCGCATGCCGCCGTCCGCGGGCATCGCGGTGGGGCTCGACCGAATCCTGATGCTGCTGCTCGGGGTCCAGCGCATCGAGGACGTCCTCCTGTTCCCCGCGCACGGGTTCGTCTGA